The genomic DNA CATTGTGCAATAAAGGTTATCCAAGAACGGAAAAACATGAATTAACAGGGGCTGGTTGGATAATTTTGCGAAAGATAGAAAGGAAAATGCCATTATGAATGACATGGATCATGTTTTACGGACAATGACTTTTGAGTTTTTTGGCGCGGGAAAGCATAAGATAGAGATGGAAAAATTACTTACAATGGATGATGCGGTCTTTTTGGACGTGCGCTCGTATCCCGAGGTGGAATCTCTGCAGCTAAAGCTCGAACACCATATCGAGGCGCTGCATATTCCGATTGACAAAATACCCGACCGCATTGGGGATATCCCCCGTGACAGAACGCTCGGCATCTTCTGCA from Candidatus Zixiibacteriota bacterium includes the following:
- a CDS encoding rhodanese-like domain-containing protein gives rise to the protein MNDMDHVLRTMTFEFFGAGKHKIEMEKLLTMDDAVFLDVRSYPEVESLQLKLEHHIEALHIPIDKIPDRIGDIPRDRTLGIFCSTGIRSTIVYAFLRAKGYENLRVVLGGYEAVASLVLPGKLLKHIETKRLGK